CGCTTCGTACAGAAATACGGCTGCCGCCGCTGCGACATTCAGCGAATTCATGTGCGAGGGCATGGGTATTTCAACGATCTCGTCACACGCAGAAATCACCGCGTCGCTGAGGCCCGGCCCTTCTGCACCAAAAACAAAACAGACGTCGCCGCAGAGATCTACCGCTGACAGCTTCTTTGCATCGGGGCTCAGATCGGTCGCCAGACACCGTACACCGTGGGCGCGCAACCGGCTTATGGTCGCGAGCAGGTTCTCGCTGCGCACAATCGGCATTTCGAATATGCTACCCATAGAGCCTGAGACTGAACGTCTCTGAAACGGGCTGACGCAGGTTTCACCAACAATAAGAAAATGCGCGCCAAACGCGGCACAGCTGCGCACAATCGCACCGAGGTTCTCGGCGCTCGCAATACCCTCAACGGCGGCGACAAGCAGCGGCCGAGAAGAGCTCGCGAGCAGGGTGTCGATATTCGGTTGCGCAAGAATTTTGCCAACGGCGAGTGCGCCTTGGTGCACGTGGTAGCCAGTGATTTTCTCCAGGAGCACTTTGTCGCCGATGTACACGATAATTTCATCTTCGACGCGGCTGCGCAGCGCTGATTCTATTGCTGCAAACCATTCTTTCGTGAGCAGCACAGAAATGACCCCGAAGCGGCTTGCGAGAAGCCGTTGAACAACTTTCGCATTGGTGGCGACGAAGATGCCCGCCTGCTCGTGCTCATCGACCTGGCGCAGGGTGCGGTAGGGTTCGAGTTCAGGTGTGTCGAATGATTCGATAGAACTGATGAGCAGCTTCGCCATGTTTCTTGCTGAGAGACCAGCTCTGGCTCATACCGTCAACGGGCTTCACCAGGTTTACACCCCTGTAACGTTCGCTACATTGCCACGTGAGCGCAGCGATTGAAATTCCCAGACACTGGAGTTCGACCTTTCTCTCGAACAAGACACTCTCAGAAGTGCGGATGTATTTGCGTCACGATAAATCTTTCGTCACGGAGTTTAATCCTCACCCCGGGGCCGAAGGCCCAAAAGCCCACGCACACGGCGGATTTCTCGCGAGCATTCTCGACGAAACCATGGGCAGCGCGTGCTGGTACAATGGCCTGCCGGTGCTCGCGGCGAATCTTTCGGTGAAGTACCGGCGCTCGGTGCCGCTCGCGGGCCACTACCTCTGCGAGGCAAAGATCGACCGGCTCGAAACGCGGCGCGCGATGGTGAATGCGCGCATCTACAAAGACGATACGGTCTACTGCGAAGCGACGGGCGTTTTCGTGCGCGTGCCGATTGAGCTCTTGAAACAACAACCCGACATGGCGCGCATGGTCGAGGTGGTCGAATCGATTAAGTCGGGGCAAAGTATCGAAGAACTCATTGAACTCGATCGGGCGCGGCGCGCGGGAAAGCAGGTTGCGACAGAAGCTGCACCCGCAGGCGATGATTGGCAGGCACTGGCAGAGCGCGGGCAGAAACTGGCTGGCGACATTCTATCGCTGGCCGGTGATGTGGTCGGTCGCTGGTTGAGATGAGCATTCTCTCTGCTTGCCCCCGCATTACTTGCCCTGAGCGGAGCCGAAGGGATTCGGGGGCAAGCAGAGAACCCCTTTCCATTTTACGCACCCTCTCAAAGCCCGACCCTGCGGGCCTCGACAGGATTCGTGGGAGACCTATACCGTGGTGTGGGTGCGGGGTTGCTGACCGAAGGGGCTAGATCTGCAAGCGTGTCATTTGACAATTTGCCGTTTGCGGGGGCGCTCGTGAATGGAAACCAATGGCGCCTCTAGTCATGGCGCATGCGCTTCGGCCGCGGGGCGAACATAGCCTAACAGAATTCTGTCATCGTCATGGATAAATTTCCCGATACGAAAACGTGCAAGTACAATAGTAGATAGGATTTTAATCCTATCTTTGCAAATTCTGGTTGATGCCACCGGCGCTGTGCCTTGACCTGCCCGTAGGGAGGGCAACGTGCTGCCACGCACGGTATGTCCCTCGATTATTGATAGTGATAAAGATGCTTTGGTTCTGCAAAAAGAAGGCGGACTTTACCGTGCGCACAACCGGCGCTGTCATCTTGATCTATACCGTTTGGGCGGGAAATATCAACGCCATTGGGGTTAAACCCAAATCGATTGGCAAAACCAAACCGATAACGATCGTCGCACCCAAGAAACTATTGTTTTTGCCGTTCTACAACGAGGCAGCAAACAAGAACTTTGCGTGGCTCGAGACCACGATCGGCCACTCGCTTCACGAATCTGCAAAAAAGAAATACAACTATGAAAAGATCGACGACAGCGACTTCAGCGTCTACTTCATCAACAAGGGTTACGCGGCGAGTGATCTCTACAACTTTGAAAAGATCGCAAAAATCGCGCACGACCTCGGCGTCGACGGTGTCATCTACGGAACCTTCAAACCCGACGCAGGCAAAGCAAATGTTGTCGTGACGGGAAAAATCCTCTCGGTTATCGATCGCGAAATTATCGCTGAAAAAACCATTACCATGCCGGTGTCTGCCGAGATGTTTGAATCGGTCGAAGAAGTATCGCAGGCGCTCGGCGAAAATATCAAGAACCTGTTTTATCCGTCTGACAAAGGGGCGCTCACGCGCGCGGCAGTGCTGCCCGGCTGGGGGCACACTTATAAACAACGCAAGACCTGGGGTTATATCTGGG
The sequence above is a segment of the Turneriella parva DSM 21527 genome. Coding sequences within it:
- a CDS encoding TrmH family RNA methyltransferase, which produces MAKLLISSIESFDTPELEPYRTLRQVDEHEQAGIFVATNAKVVQRLLASRFGVISVLLTKEWFAAIESALRSRVEDEIIVYIGDKVLLEKITGYHVHQGALAVGKILAQPNIDTLLASSSRPLLVAAVEGIASAENLGAIVRSCAAFGAHFLIVGETCVSPFQRRSVSGSMGSIFEMPIVRSENLLATISRLRAHGVRCLATDLSPDAKKLSAVDLCGDVCFVFGAEGPGLSDAVISACDEIVEIPMPSHMNSLNVAAAAAVFLYEAVRQRE
- a CDS encoding PaaI family thioesterase, producing the protein MSAAIEIPRHWSSTFLSNKTLSEVRMYLRHDKSFVTEFNPHPGAEGPKAHAHGGFLASILDETMGSACWYNGLPVLAANLSVKYRRSVPLAGHYLCEAKIDRLETRRAMVNARIYKDDTVYCEATGVFVRVPIELLKQQPDMARMVEVVESIKSGQSIEELIELDRARRAGKQVATEAAPAGDDWQALAERGQKLAGDILSLAGDVVGRWLR